The genomic interval AAGGGCGGGCACATCGTGAATGTGGCATCGACCCTGGGGTTTATCGGCGTGTTCGGGTACGCAGCCTATGCGCCGTCCAAGTTCGCCATCGTTGGTTTCTCCGAGGTCATCAGGGCCGAGCTGAAGCAGCACAACATCCGGGTGTCGGTGCTCTGCCCGCCGGACACCGATACGCCCCAACTAGCCCACGAGAACAAGACCAAGCCGCCGGAGACCCGGCAGATCAGCGGCAACGCCGGGCTGATGCAGCCCGAACAGGTCGCCGCGGCCATGATCAAGGGCATGGAAAAGAACCAGATGATGATTGTGCCGGGGTTCATGAATAAGGTCACGTGGGTTCTCAACCGGTTCGCGCCGGGGCTGGTTCGTTCCATCATGGACTCGGACGCGCGCAAGGCTCAGAAGCGGGCGGCGGGCAAGTAGCCGCGCCTGATGCCGCTCGAAGTCGCTGAAATCCGCTCGCGCCGGGAGCTGCGTGATTTCATCTATCTCCCGGCCAAAGTCAACCGCACGAACCCGCTCTGGATTCCGCCTATCTACATGGACGACTGGAGATTCTTCGATCCGAAGAAGAACCGGGCGTTCCAGCACGCCGACACCGTGCTGGCGCTGGCACGACGCGACGGCAAGGTCGTGGGCCGCGTCATGGGCATCGTCAACCGTCGGCACAACGAGCTGCGGAAAGAAAGCACGGCGCGGTTCGGATTCATCGAGTGCTATGAAGAACAAGATGTCTTCAATGCCCTGATTACGTACGTCGAGGGCTGGGCGCGCCGGCTCGGCATGAAGAAGATGGTCGGGCCCATGGGTTTCTCCGACCAGGACCCGCAGGGCTTTCTCTTTGAAGGCTTCGACCACGAGCCGACGCTCGCCTCTCTTCACAACTTCCCGTATATGGTTCGGTTCACGGAGGCGGCGGGCTACACCAAAGAGGTTGACTACGTCGACTATGTCATCAGGGTTCCGGACAAGCTGCCGGATTTCTATGAGAAGATCAGCACCCGCGTCATGCGGCAGGACGACCTCCGGCTGGTCGAGTTCGCGAAGAGGAAGGAACTGAAGCCGTACATTGCCAACGTGTTCGGCCTGATGAACGCCACGTACCAGAACATCTACGGTTACGTGCCGCTGAACCAGTCCGAGATAGATGCGCTGGTCAAGCAGTATCTCCCGGTCATCGACCCCCGGTTCGTCAAAGTCGTGACACAGGAGGGGAGAGTCGTCGGCTTCGTCATCGGTATGCCCAACATGAACAAGGGACTCCGCCAATGCAAAGGCCAACTCTTCCCGTTCGGCATCCTGCAGATCATGGCCGCGATGAAGAAGACGAAACAGCTCGACCTTTTCCTCGGCGCTATCCATGAGGAATGCCGTGGCCGCGGGATTGACGTCCTGCTCGGAGCGGCGATGCTGCGTTCGGCAATCGCAGCCGGGTTCGAGACGATGGACAGCCACCACGAACTGGAGAACAACCTCAAGATGCGGGCCGAGATGGAGCGCGTCGGCGGCCAGATAGCCAAGCGCTTCCGCATCTACCAGAAGCCGCTCTAGTCCTCACAATCTGGCCGGGTCTGCATGCGGTGGGACGGACACCCCGCGAGGCCGCGCCGACAAAAGCTCGTCTTACTCCGCGCGGCAAATGGACCGCGGGTTTTGTTGTCCCAGCCCTTTCGTGCCCGTAGGATATGAGCCTTGAACTCGGAAGTCGCCAACCGCAGGTACGCGCTGGTTACGACCACCATGGCTGCGTTCCTGACGCCGTTCATGAGCTCGTCGGTGAACGTGGCCTTGCCGCGTATCGGCGGGGAGTTCAGGATGAACGCGATTGTGTTGGGCTGGGTCGCCACATCGTACCTGGTCGCGGCCGCAATCGGCCTCGTGCCGCTGGGTCGGCTGGCGGACATGCGCGGACGCAAGCGCGTGTTTACATGGGGCGTGGTAGTGTTCACGCTGGGGTCGATTGCATCCGCCTTGTCCGGTTCCGCCCAGAATCTGATCGCCGCGCGGGTTGTGCAGGGCCTCGGCGGCGCAATGATGTTCGGCACCGGGACCGCGATTCTCACCTCGGTGTACCCGCCGCAGATGCGCGGCCACGCGCTCGGCATCAACGCGGCCATGGTCTATCTCGGCCTCTCGCTCGGGCCGACGCTCGGCGGCGTAATGACCCAGGCGCTCGGCTGGCGCTCGATATTCTGGGCTTGCGTGCCTTTGGGCGTCGCGGTGGTCGTGCTGGTCACGTGGAAGCTGGAAGGTGAGTGGTTCGGGGTAAGGGGAGAGCGATTCGACATCATCGGCACGGCGCTGTATGCGGTTGCGTTGTTCTGCCTGATGTACGGGTTCACGCTGCTCCCCGCATTCTCCGGTGGCGTGCTGGTCGTCGTCGGACTGGCGGGTCTGGTTGGATTCGCCCTGCTCGAACGCCGCAGCTCATGCCCGGTGCTCGACATCAGCTTGTTCAGCGCGAATCAGGTGTTCGCGCTGTCCTACGTCGCGGCGCTGGTGAACTACAGCGCAACCTACGCAGTGAGTTTCCTGCTGAGCCTGTATCTGCAGTACGCGCGCGGGCTTGACGCGGGTGCCACCGGGCTTGTGCTGGTCGCCGGCCCCGCAGTGCAGGCCGCAGTGTCACCGCTCGCGGGTCGGCTCTCGGACAAGGTTGAGCCGCGCGTCGTTGCTTCCGTCGGGATGGGCTTTACGGTCGGCGGACTGGTTGCATTCGTGTTTCTGGGCAACTGGACGCCGTTCGTCCTGATAGTGGCGGGTCAGGTCCTGCTCGGTGCGGGGTTCGGGCTCTTCTCGTCGCCGAACACGAGCGCGATCATGGGCAGCGTCGAACGTCGCAGCTACGGTATTGCTGCGGGTACGCTCGCGACCATGCGCATGGTCGGCCAGATGTTCTCCATGGGCATCGCGATGCTCTTGCTTGCATTGTTCGTCGGCCGGGTACAGATTACGCCGGCTAACTATGTCGGACTGCTCCCGGCGATGAGGGTCGCGTTCGTCGTGTTTGCCCTGCTCTGTCTCGGGGGAGTGTTCGCGTCGCTGGCCCGCGGGAAGCTGAACATGAAGCAAGAGGATGAAGGAGGAGGGACGAAGGCGTAAGGGCAGGCGAGGCTAGATGCTAGAAGCTAGATCACAGAAGCTAGAGTGCAGGAACTGGAAGTCAGAACGACCGGACCAGTCCCTTAACTCTTGTCCCATTACGTCTTCGCTTTGTGTCTTGGTGTCTTTGTGGTAAACTCCCGCATGCGTTTCCGATACGACCCGGCCAGGACGTTCGGCCAGAATTGGATTGGGGCGTTCATCGCCTACGCGGTCATGGACTTGCTGTGTGCTGGATTGGGCATGGGAGTGCCGCTTTTCTGTATCCTGCTTGGGTTCTCAGTCGGATGGTTCGGGGCAGTGCGGGCGTGGCACTTCGTCCCGGGGCACGTCGGCGCGATGAAGCGCAGCCTGCGCTATGCTCTGCTCACCTCTCTCGTGACTGTCGTAATAGAAGCCGTCATGTGGGGCCGGCTCGTGCCGCTGATGTTCAACCCGGTCATCGACCCGGGCAACATGGGTCTGCCGATGCTCCTCTATGAGCCGAAGGCGAGCCTCATCGGCTGGTTGGTGTTGATGGTCTTCATATCGCCGTTCCTGCAGTTCCTGATGACCCTGTTCGGTTCTTTCGTCACCTTCCTGTTTGTGTTCAATCGCTGGCCGGAAGGACTGCCCCGAGTCCAGTAGGGACTCGGGGAAGCTCGAAGTCCGAAGGTCGGATCAAGCCCGAATGTCGAATTGATGTCCGGTGCGATTGGTGTCTTGGTGGTGAGATTCCCGCCCGATACCCGACGGAATCAGACTATGGTAAGCTCAGTCTGCGCGTCGAAGAGGTGAAGGTGGTCGGGCGTGAAGCCGACCGTCACAGAATCGCCGGGGCGCGGCGCGTCCTGTGGCGGAACGCGGGCGATGAGCGAGTTCTCGCCGGCCTTAAGGTAGACAATAACCTCGTTACCCATCTGCTCAACCACGTCGACCACGGCATTCAGCACCGGCTTGGGACACGATCCGGAATCCTCAACCGGATTCCGGTCATGTCCCTGCGCAGTCCCCACTTCTCCGAGCACGAGTCCTTCGGGTCTGACACCAAGCACAACCGGCTTGCCTCTCGCCGGGGCCAAGCGATCGGTGAGCGTAGGGCCAAGTTCGAGGCGAAACGAGTTGTGGGAGAAGCTAAGCGGGGTCTGGTCGTCGATCCGGCCGAACAGGAAGTTCATCGGCGGTGAACCAATGAAGCCGGCAACGAACTTGTTCACCGGCCGGTTGTACAGCGTCATTGAGTCGGCGACCTGGAGGAGTCGGCCATCCTTCATTACACCGATGCGCTGGCCCAGTGTCATCGCCTCGACCTGGTCGTGGGTTACGTAGAAGACCGTGGTTTCGAGTTGACGGTGGATGCGGGCGAGTTCGGTGCGCATGCCCACCCGAAGCTTGGCGTCGAGGTTGGATAGCGGCTCGTCGAACAGGAAAACCTTGGGGTGGCGCACGATTGCCCGGCCCAGTGCTACGCGCTGACGCTGGCCGCCGGACAGGGCCGCGGGCTTGCGGGAGAGCAGGTCGGTGATGCCGAGAATCCGCGCCGCCTCGTCGACCCGCGTGCGGATTTCCTCCTTCGGCACCTTGCGAAGCTTGAGCGCAAAAGCCATGTTCTCCTGCACCGACATGTGCGGGTACAGGGCGTAGTTCTGGAAGACCATGGCGATGTCGCGGTCACGCGGCTCGACGTCGTTGACCATCCGGTCGCCGATGTAGATTTCGCCTGAGGTCGGTTCCTCAAGCCCAGCGACGAGGCGAAGGGTAGTGGATTTGCCGCACCCGGACGGGCCAACCAACACGAAGAACTCCTTGTCAGCGACCTCGAACGTGACGTGGTCGACTGCGACAACGCCCTTGTCATACAACTTGGTGAGGTCTTTGAAGCCGACTCTGCTCATCGGCGCGGTCGGCTACAGGCGGTGTTCAGGGCAGTAATGACCAATTCCCAATTGCCAATTCCTAATCAATGAGGAAATGACTAATACCTGAATTGGGCATTGGGCCCTTGGGGTTTGCCTGGTCACTGGTAACTGGTCACTGGACACTACGATTCTCCGGCGCTTGTCGCCAGAGAATCGACAGTATGCGTATCAGGGTCTCACGCAGGTCGCGCCGCGGCACGACCGCATCGAGCGTGCCGTGTTTCAGGCAGAACTCGGCGGTCTGGAAGCCTTCGGGCAGCTTCTCGCCGATGGTGCCCTCGATGGTGCGCCTCCCAGCGAAGCCGATGAGGGCTCCGGGTTCGGACACGATGACATCTCCGAGCATGGCGAACGAGGCCGTGACGCCGCCGGTGCACGGGTCAACCGGGATGGCGATGTACGGCACCCGTTCCCTGCGCAGGAGCCCGAGCTCCGCCGAGGTCTTGGCCATCTGCATCAGGGAGAACGTGCCTTCCTGCATGCGCGCGCCACCGGACGTGGCGATGATGAGCAGGGGCCGGCGTTCGGAGCGTGCCAGCCGTATGGCGCGGGCGATCTTCTCGCCCACGACCGAGCCCATGCTGCCGCCGATGAAGTTGAAGTCCATCACGGCCAGGACGACCCCGATTCCGCCGAGGTTGCCGCGGCCATAGACGAGCCCTTCCTTGCGTCCGGTTCTCTCCTGCGACTTCTTGATTTGTTTCTCGTAGTCGGCAAACTCCAGCGGGTCGGCCGGAGACAGGTCGGCGTCTAGTTCTTCGAGCCGGCCGTCATCGAGCAGGACCTGGACATACTTCTCCGGGTCGATGCGGAAGTGATAGCCGCAACGGGTACAGACGAAGAAGTTGGATTCGAGGGTCTTGCGGTACAGGATTTCACCGCAGCTCTTGCAGCGGAACCACATACCGTCCGGCGTCTGCGACTGGCCGACCGGTCGTGCAGGCGTGGGCATGGGCTAGTATAGAAGCGTACGCCGGTGAGTCAAGAACACGGGCCATGCGGCAGACCTTGAGCACCTTGACATAGGCGCTGGTTGGCATAGATTGGTACATCAAGCTTGAAAGCTGAAAGCTCCAGGAACGCAAGTATATGACCGGAAGAGTCCGGTGGTTCGAGTCGGAGAAAGGCTACGGATTCATCGAGCCCGATGACCGCTCGGGCGATGTCTACGTCCACTTCTGTTGTCTGGCTGCGGACGGGGGGACTGCTCTG from bacterium carries:
- a CDS encoding SDR family oxidoreductase yields the protein MKSYLGKTVYITGGSSGIGLAAAKQFAGAGANVAIFSRDRKKLDAALSLIQASKASDDQKFVAKQLDVGNHTDVESTLGTLARDFGPPDILINCAGSVWCNYLEQTPFEACEEEMRTNFFGVRNMVSAAVPFMKEKGGHIVNVASTLGFIGVFGYAAYAPSKFAIVGFSEVIRAELKQHNIRVSVLCPPDTDTPQLAHENKTKPPETRQISGNAGLMQPEQVAAAMIKGMEKNQMMIVPGFMNKVTWVLNRFAPGLVRSIMDSDARKAQKRAAGK
- a CDS encoding MFS transporter, coding for MNSEVANRRYALVTTTMAAFLTPFMSSSVNVALPRIGGEFRMNAIVLGWVATSYLVAAAIGLVPLGRLADMRGRKRVFTWGVVVFTLGSIASALSGSAQNLIAARVVQGLGGAMMFGTGTAILTSVYPPQMRGHALGINAAMVYLGLSLGPTLGGVMTQALGWRSIFWACVPLGVAVVVLVTWKLEGEWFGVRGERFDIIGTALYAVALFCLMYGFTLLPAFSGGVLVVVGLAGLVGFALLERRSSCPVLDISLFSANQVFALSYVAALVNYSATYAVSFLLSLYLQYARGLDAGATGLVLVAGPAVQAAVSPLAGRLSDKVEPRVVASVGMGFTVGGLVAFVFLGNWTPFVLIVAGQVLLGAGFGLFSSPNTSAIMGSVERRSYGIAAGTLATMRMVGQMFSMGIAMLLLALFVGRVQITPANYVGLLPAMRVAFVVFALLCLGGVFASLARGKLNMKQEDEGGGTKA
- the ugpC gene encoding sn-glycerol-3-phosphate ABC transporter ATP-binding protein UgpC, translating into MSRVGFKDLTKLYDKGVVAVDHVTFEVADKEFFVLVGPSGCGKSTTLRLVAGLEEPTSGEIYIGDRMVNDVEPRDRDIAMVFQNYALYPHMSVQENMAFALKLRKVPKEEIRTRVDEAARILGITDLLSRKPAALSGGQRQRVALGRAIVRHPKVFLFDEPLSNLDAKLRVGMRTELARIHRQLETTVFYVTHDQVEAMTLGQRIGVMKDGRLLQVADSMTLYNRPVNKFVAGFIGSPPMNFLFGRIDDQTPLSFSHNSFRLELGPTLTDRLAPARGKPVVLGVRPEGLVLGEVGTAQGHDRNPVEDSGSCPKPVLNAVVDVVEQMGNEVIVYLKAGENSLIARVPPQDAPRPGDSVTVGFTPDHLHLFDAQTELTIV
- the accD gene encoding acetyl-CoA carboxylase, carboxyltransferase subunit beta; the protein is MPTPARPVGQSQTPDGMWFRCKSCGEILYRKTLESNFFVCTRCGYHFRIDPEKYVQVLLDDGRLEELDADLSPADPLEFADYEKQIKKSQERTGRKEGLVYGRGNLGGIGVVLAVMDFNFIGGSMGSVVGEKIARAIRLARSERRPLLIIATSGGARMQEGTFSLMQMAKTSAELGLLRRERVPYIAIPVDPCTGGVTASFAMLGDVIVSEPGALIGFAGRRTIEGTIGEKLPEGFQTAEFCLKHGTLDAVVPRRDLRETLIRILSILWRQAPENRSVQ
- a CDS encoding cold shock domain-containing protein — protein: MTGRVRWFESEKGYGFIEPDDRSGDVYVHFCCLAADGGTALPGGTAVVRPLEPGDKVQFEVVEAPYGRQATQVRRVGGIG